The following are from one region of the Nicotiana tabacum cultivar K326 chromosome 3, ASM71507v2, whole genome shotgun sequence genome:
- the LOC142178474 gene encoding uncharacterized protein LOC142178474 produces MRSDENDNPTVPTVNEPLSQSGIDISNPLYMHPSDNPGAALVPTPFDGFGYRSWRRSVMCDDMVTSWILNSLTKEIADSVEYKEINDLSQGSLDITSYYTKMKKLWEELNTLITKSHCTCNCSCGAKESMHKAEQDRRLIQFLMGLNETYIVVRESILMMNPLPSIAQSFSLLIQEERQREIKPTGHLDFGHNQNPNTGQNSFSQNTRQGSNNNSANRFNRGNRTLANAHVVATESQPAENDSQNRYVCHDNPQNVSLTKEEYNQLVTLLQQFQSSGIGDHGGGTNATSGTTNFAGMVACTSSIDFGKLSCECFKNKADSWIIDSKASNNMTFNRSLLTNIINLPYPLLVILPNGYKVKVTEIGSVILNSKITLDKVMYVPTFRYNLISIHSLASHLSCIVAFFNLCCVLQAPSMKRPLVIGKVNDGLYILCPSCLKKNNASLAEKDNSRLPIISSCCTCDTHCPTHSTINVPVHTNKCVSLPSLIVNNSCASASKHVHFEDVSSELPGFFSQSWSENNVNVLWHNRLGHVPFVKMKRITSIPANFSPKQPFTCTICPMARQERLPFPQKTSVSNKIFELLHVDLWGPYHIPTHDKHKYFITKVDDYSRSTWTHLLSSKCNVIDILKNFMSLVENQFGIKIKSIRSDNGLEFTSGEATKLFQSKGIIHQRTCPYTPQQNGVVERKHKYLLETARALLFQSKLPLRYWGECVLCATYIINRLPSNSINNKTPYELLYKRKPKYSHLKSFGCLCYPTIPIPHRDKFNPRTAPHVFVGYPFNTKGYKVLNLATRKIYISRDVVFNESIFPFNCSINKSSNSLVFYPVPFIDSLDEHLPTNTGNMQTTENLSDQGNVDNTPISMSPIHAASPLSHGISSLLPQNTSSEHNIEQTDTEQIHPTRQSHRTRKLPTYLQDYVHSLPKFKNNSTSLNALFSVNQHIASDLLTPDSQALVRNICHDREPSSYKEAAIDPAW; encoded by the exons ATGAGGTCCGATGAGAACGATAATCCAACAGTACCAACTGTGAATGAGCCTCTGAGTCAATCGGGCATTGACATTAGTAATCCTCTATACATGCATCCATCTGACAATCCTGGGGCAGCCCTAGTCCCTACTCCTTTTGATGGCTTTGGTTATCGATCATGGAGAAGAAGTGTGAT GTGTGATGACATGGTCACATCATGGATCTTAAACTCTTTGACTAAAGAGATTGCAGATAGTGTTGAATAC AAGGAGATCAATGATCTGTCTCAAGGATCACTTGATATTACCAGTTACTATACGAAAATGAAGAAACTATGGGAGGAGCTCAATACTTTGATTACTAAATCTCATTGTACCTGCAACTGTTCGTGTGGGGCTAAGGAAAGTATGCATAAAGCAGAGCAGGATAGGAGGCTCATACAATTCCTTATGGGATTAAATGAGACATATATTGTTGTTCGAGAGAGCATATTGATGATGAATCCTCTTCCCTCAATTGCTCAATCCTTTTCTTTGTTAATCCAAGAAGAAAGGCAGAGGGAAATCAAGCCCACTGGCCATCTG GATTTTGGTCACAATCAGAATCCAAACACAGGACAAAACAGTTTCAGTCAAAACACAAGGCAAGGTTCCAACAACAATAGTGCCAACAGATTCAACAGAGGCAACAGGACCCTAGCCAATGCACATGTGGTAGCCACTGAATCTCAACCTGCAGAGAATGATAGTCAGAATAGATATGTTTGTCATGACAATCCTCAGAATGTGAGCCTTACCAAGGAAGAGTACAACCAGTTGGTGACCCTGCTACAACAATTTCAGTCATCTGGGATAGGAGATCATGGAGGTGGTACCAATGCTACTTCAGGAACAACAAACTTTGCAGGTATGGTAGCTTGTACCTCCTCAATTGATTTTGGCAAACTTTCATGTGAATGTTTCAAGAACAAAGCTGACTCATGGATTATAGATTCAAAGGCATCAAATAATATGACCTTCAACAGATCCCTATTAACCAATATAATCAACCTACCTTATCCTTTACTGGTCATACTTCCAAATGGCTATAAAGTAAAGGTGACAGAAATAGGCAGTGTAATTCTCAATTCTAAGATCACTCTAGATAAAGTGATGTATGTTCCAACTTTCAGATACAATCTAATCTCTATTCACTCTTTAGCTTCTCATTTAAGTTGTATTGTTGCCTTCTTCAATCTCTGTTGTGTGTTGCAGGCCCCTTCAATGAAGAGGCCTCTGGTAATTGGTAAGGTGAATGATGGGCTATACATCCTATGCCCAAGTTGCTTAAAGAAAAACAATGCAAGTCTTGCAGAAAAGGACAATTCTAGACTTCCTATCATTTCTAGTTGTTGCACTTGTGACACACACTGTCCAACTCATTCTACTATAAATGTACCAGTCCACACCAATAAGTGTGTCTCTCTTCCCTCTCTCATTGTAAATAATTCATGTGCAAGTGCTAGTAAACATGTTCATTTTGAGGATGTATCTTCTGAATTGCCCGGTTTCTTCTCTCAATCTTGGTCTGAAAATAATGTAAATGTGTTGTGGCATAACAGGCTTGGACATGTTCCCTTTGTGAAGATGAAAAGGATTACTTCCATTCCTGCTAATTTCTCTCCTAAACAACCCTTTACCTGTACCATTTGCCCAATGGCTAGACAAGAAAGATTACCTTTTCCTCAGAAAACCAGTGTATCTAACAAAATATTTGAGCTTTTGCATGTTGACCTGTGGGGTCCATATCATATCCCTACACATGATAAACACAAGTACTTTATCACCAAAGTGGATGACTATAGCAGATCTACATGGACACATCTTTTGTCCAGCAAGTGTAATGTTATTGATATTCTTAAAAACTTCATGTCCTTGGTGGAAAACCAGTTTGGTATCAAAATCAAGTCCATAAGATCAGACAATGGACTAGAGTTTACCAGTGGAGAAGCAACCAAATTGTTTCAGTCCAAAGGAATCATTCATCAAAGAACTTGCCCatatacaccacaacaaaatggtgtggtAGAAAGAAAACATAAATACCTTCTTGAAACAGCTAGAGCCCTCCTTTTCCAATCCAAATTACCTCTAAGATATTGGGGTGAATGTGTCCTCTGTGCTACATATATAATAAACAGATTGCCATCCAATTCCATAAACAATAAAACCCCATATgagttgttgtataagaggaaACCAAAATACTCTCATCTCAAGAGCTTTGGATGCTTGTGCTATCCCACTATACCAATACCACATAGGGACAAGTTCAATCCCAGGACTGCCCCTCATGTCTTTGTTGGGTATCCTTTCAACACAAAGGGGTACAAAGTTCTGAACCTGGCCACTAGAAAGATTTACATTTCCAGAGATGTGGTGTTTAATGAATCTATCTTTCCCTTTAACTGTAGCATAAACAAGTCTTCCAATTCACTTGTCTTTTACCCTGTTCCTTTCATTGATTCTCTTGATGAACATCTTCCTACAAACACAGGAAACATGCAGACCACTGAAAACTTGAGTGACCAAGGAAATGTGGATAACACACCTATCTCTATGTCACCTATACATGCAGCCAGTCCCTTATCTCATGGAATATCTAGCCTCTTACCACAGAACACATCATCAGAACACAACATTGAACAAACAGATACAGAACAAATCCATCCAACTAGGCAGTCACACAGAACTCGTAAACTCCCTACATATCTACAGGACTATGTTCACTCCTTACCTAAATTCAAGAATAATTCCACTTCCCTAAATGCTTTATTTTCTGTAAACCAACACATTGCCTCTGATCTACTAACTCCTGATAGTCAGGCTCTTGTGAGAAATATTTGTCATGACAGGGAACCATCATCATATAAGGAGGCAGCTATTGATCCTGCATGGTAA